The following are encoded in a window of Candidatus Microthrix parvicella Bio17-1 genomic DNA:
- a CDS encoding pirin family protein, producing MPAITAATSTLQRLPAERPEERDRPVRSITNAPAGFEGEGFPVRRGFAGVALADLDPFVHFDQMGEVEYAPMEPKGTPWHPHRGFETVTYMIDGEMVHQDSHGGGGVIRDSATQWMTAGSGILHLETPPEALVRSGGLFHGVQLWVNLPAKDKMIPPGYQAIDGPDLMLVSSADGGSLLRIIAGNLLLGADGSPDERVARGPGSTHSPIVMMHATVKPGEQLVVPWDQTHNALAYVLAGSGAVGPDSAPIGTGQLALFGQGDRLRLRAAADQGSHYGALELMLLGGRPIGEAVTHSGPFVMNTRDELVTAFADYEAGRLGTVPAGALQSYRG from the coding sequence GTGCCGGCCATCACCGCTGCTACCAGCACGCTGCAACGACTGCCCGCTGAGCGGCCCGAGGAGCGGGACCGTCCGGTGCGGTCGATCACCAACGCCCCGGCCGGCTTTGAGGGGGAGGGGTTTCCCGTGCGGAGAGGATTCGCCGGCGTGGCCCTGGCCGACCTCGACCCGTTCGTGCACTTCGACCAGATGGGCGAGGTCGAGTATGCCCCGATGGAGCCCAAGGGCACGCCCTGGCATCCGCACCGCGGGTTCGAAACCGTGACGTACATGATCGACGGGGAAATGGTTCACCAGGACAGTCACGGTGGTGGCGGGGTGATTCGTGACAGCGCAACCCAGTGGATGACCGCCGGCTCTGGCATTCTGCACCTCGAGACGCCTCCGGAGGCGTTGGTGCGGTCCGGCGGACTGTTCCATGGGGTGCAGCTCTGGGTGAACCTTCCGGCCAAGGACAAGATGATCCCTCCCGGCTATCAGGCGATCGACGGCCCGGACCTGATGCTGGTGTCGTCAGCTGATGGCGGCTCGCTCCTGCGGATCATTGCGGGCAACCTGCTTCTTGGCGCGGACGGGTCACCTGATGAACGGGTGGCACGGGGTCCCGGGTCGACGCACAGCCCGATCGTCATGATGCACGCAACAGTGAAACCTGGCGAACAGTTGGTGGTGCCGTGGGACCAGACCCATAACGCCTTGGCCTACGTCCTCGCGGGTTCGGGTGCGGTCGGCCCGGACTCGGCACCCATCGGCACCGGGCAGTTGGCGCTGTTCGGGCAGGGCGATCGCCTGCGCCTGCGTGCCGCCGCCGACCAGGGGTCACACTACGGTGCGCTGGAGTTGATGTTGTTGGGCGGTCGCCCAATCGGCGAGGCCGTGACCCACAGTGGACCATTTGTCATGAACACGCGAGACGAGTTGGTTACGGCCTTCGCCGACTACGAAGCCGGCAGGCTGGGCACGGTCCCCGCAGGGGCACTCCAGTCCTACCGCGGGTAA
- a CDS encoding PLP-dependent cysteine synthase family protein, with the protein MAVASSVLDLIGSTPMIDVSELSPNPNVRILGKAEFLNPAGSVKDRIARQMILEAEEDGTLRPGSVIIEPSSGNTGIAMAMICRVRGYHLKVVLPENVTQERRGALLAFGAEIIDSPGPEGSNGAVRRAIELADQHPEWVFLYQYANEANPRAHYETTGPEIAADCPEITHFVAGLGTSGTLLGVGTYLKELNPDVKVLAVEPPSGERVEGLRSLEDGFIPPVFDKWGGVDLLDGKSIVRPRESLIWTRRLGDVGVFAGISSGAALAGAVKVAERIESGTICFVICDAGWKYLSTGAYSDDLDTAATNVEQVIYF; encoded by the coding sequence ATGGCAGTGGCATCCAGCGTGTTGGATCTGATCGGCTCCACACCGATGATCGACGTCTCCGAGCTCAGCCCAAATCCCAACGTACGCATCCTGGGCAAGGCCGAGTTTCTGAATCCCGCCGGGTCGGTCAAGGACCGAATTGCCCGCCAGATGATCCTCGAGGCTGAGGAGGACGGAACGCTTCGTCCAGGCTCGGTGATCATCGAGCCATCGTCGGGCAACACCGGTATCGCCATGGCCATGATCTGTCGGGTGCGGGGATATCACCTCAAAGTGGTGCTGCCCGAGAACGTCACCCAGGAGCGCCGCGGAGCGCTGTTGGCCTTCGGTGCCGAGATTATTGACTCGCCGGGTCCGGAAGGTTCCAACGGTGCGGTGCGAAGGGCCATCGAGTTGGCCGATCAGCACCCCGAGTGGGTGTTCCTCTACCAATACGCAAACGAGGCCAACCCGCGGGCTCACTATGAGACCACTGGTCCCGAGATCGCAGCGGATTGCCCCGAGATCACCCACTTCGTTGCAGGATTGGGAACCTCGGGCACCCTTTTGGGGGTGGGTACCTACCTGAAGGAACTGAATCCCGACGTGAAGGTGCTGGCGGTGGAGCCACCCTCCGGCGAACGGGTGGAGGGGCTTCGTAGCCTGGAAGATGGTTTCATCCCGCCCGTATTCGACAAGTGGGGCGGGGTCGACCTGTTGGATGGTAAATCGATCGTGCGACCGAGAGAGTCGCTCATCTGGACTCGTCGGCTCGGCGACGTGGGCGTGTTTGCCGGCATCTCGTCGGGTGCGGCGTTGGCCGGCGCGGTCAAGGTGGCCGAACGTATCGAATCGGGCACCATCTGCTTCGTCATCTGCGACGCCGGATGGAAATACCTGTCCACCGGCGCCTACTCGGACGATCTGGACACCGCTGCCACCAACGTTGAACAGGTCATCTACTTCTGA
- a CDS encoding Mov34/MPN/PAD-1 family protein, producing MLVLSNDDLDGLYAHALRGYPLEACGLLIGQWQGDEVHRFVPTPNAAASSRIYEVDGRTFMAVERAADDDGLAIIGVAHSHTHTDAYPSPTDVKAAPDPDWHYPIVSLRGDEPVLRSFRIVAGDVSEEEVVVTDRPPSRPG from the coding sequence GTGCTGGTGTTGAGCAACGACGACCTTGATGGCCTGTATGCGCATGCGCTGCGGGGCTACCCGCTGGAGGCGTGTGGTCTGCTGATTGGCCAGTGGCAGGGCGACGAGGTCCATCGGTTCGTTCCCACTCCCAACGCAGCGGCCTCCAGCCGGATCTACGAGGTGGACGGACGCACCTTTATGGCCGTCGAACGCGCAGCCGATGACGATGGCCTGGCCATCATCGGGGTGGCGCACTCGCACACCCATACCGATGCCTACCCGTCGCCCACCGATGTGAAGGCAGCGCCTGACCCCGACTGGCACTACCCGATTGTGTCGCTTCGAGGCGACGAACCTGTGTTGCGCAGCTTTCGAATCGTGGCCGGCGACGTCTCCGAGGAGGAGGTGGTGGTGACCGACCGCCCGCCTTCCCGACCGGGCTAG
- the smpB gene encoding SsrA-binding protein SmpB: MGDDIQVIATNRQASRRFELRDTYEAGLVLLGSEVKSLREAKGTQVTEAYADLTRSGEMWLRGLHIAAYSHSQDHSGHEPTRPRKMLLHRTELDRLAAKVAQERLSIVPLRIYFKGSKVKLEFALGKPKKTVDRRRDIAARDVARDTERELARAAKHR; this comes from the coding sequence ATGGGCGACGATATCCAGGTGATCGCCACCAACCGTCAGGCGTCACGTCGCTTCGAGCTGCGAGACACCTATGAGGCCGGGTTGGTGCTGTTGGGCTCCGAGGTGAAGTCGCTGCGCGAGGCCAAGGGCACGCAGGTCACCGAGGCTTACGCCGACCTCACCCGGTCCGGCGAAATGTGGCTGCGCGGGCTGCACATCGCGGCTTACAGCCACTCACAAGACCATTCGGGGCACGAACCCACCCGGCCGCGCAAGATGCTGTTGCACCGCACCGAACTCGACCGGCTGGCGGCCAAGGTGGCGCAGGAGCGGCTGTCAATCGTGCCACTGCGTATCTATTTCAAGGGCTCCAAGGTGAAATTGGAGTTTGCCTTGGGCAAGCCGAAGAAGACCGTGGATCGCCGTCGGGATATCGCCGCTCGGGATGTGGCACGAGACACGGAGCGAGAGTTGGCCCGAGCAGCCAAGCACAGGTGA
- a CDS encoding DUF2207 domain-containing protein gives MGRSSRSWSYSRSLRRLVLGLLALGGGMVVVGAGTASAAPPAATQFGERIDSYDVNAVVGKDGTARVTETIEYNFGANNKHGIERFIQVRFELNSDDPILEGRDTSSRWERVTPLENLSVSSPTGAPSDVKVEHQGAIELIRIGDPDQTISGTQTYVISYELKGVVNAFDANGDSPEPYEEVPLNIVGDQWTVPISNARGSVTMPAPVTKVNCFSGPNGATSPCGTSAISGDTGTASKDQLGPGSGMTMYLKVPAGTFASTEPILDEMWSLQRAFTLSPATVGAGAGLGALLAALVALVGYRVGRDRAFVGSVVDQSFGTDTESEHRLGLGRHEGITVEFVPPAQILAGAAGTIIDERADNIDVSATLIDLAVKGYLSIEDLTDGDYRLRQLNQDHAGLVEYEKTLLTSLFVAGSETTLSELKYSFSTRLKLVQSQMYDDMVARGWYRSRPDRTRATWLGVGFMALLAAGALSLALIAFTRWALIGVPLVLAALALMALSINMPARTGKGTAMYRRVLGFREMFVAGEGDRQNWAAEQNLFSRYLPYAMVFGMTEQWARTFAQLSAEGVVQTEQMGWWMSPRPFDWIIFSQSVNHFGSYAAGTFSAVVRSSAGGAGGMSGFGGGGFSGGGFGGGGGGSW, from the coding sequence ATGGGCAGGTCAAGCAGGTCATGGTCGTACAGCCGATCGCTCCGACGGTTGGTGCTTGGTCTGCTGGCCCTCGGCGGCGGCATGGTGGTGGTTGGCGCCGGCACGGCGTCGGCCGCACCTCCGGCGGCGACACAGTTCGGCGAACGGATCGACTCCTACGACGTCAACGCGGTTGTGGGCAAGGACGGCACGGCCAGGGTTACCGAGACCATCGAGTACAACTTCGGCGCCAACAACAAGCACGGTATCGAGCGCTTCATCCAGGTGCGGTTCGAGCTGAACTCGGACGATCCGATCCTGGAGGGTCGGGACACCTCAAGCCGCTGGGAGCGGGTGACTCCATTGGAGAACCTGTCGGTGTCGAGCCCTACCGGCGCGCCGAGCGACGTGAAGGTCGAGCACCAGGGCGCCATCGAACTAATTCGAATCGGTGATCCGGACCAGACCATCTCAGGCACACAGACCTACGTCATCTCTTATGAGCTGAAGGGCGTGGTCAACGCGTTTGATGCCAATGGCGATTCTCCGGAACCCTACGAGGAGGTGCCGCTCAACATCGTGGGTGATCAGTGGACCGTCCCGATCTCAAATGCACGTGGCAGTGTCACGATGCCTGCCCCCGTGACCAAGGTGAACTGCTTCTCTGGACCGAACGGCGCCACGTCCCCGTGCGGCACGTCAGCGATCAGCGGCGACACCGGCACTGCCTCCAAGGACCAATTGGGGCCGGGGTCGGGAATGACGATGTACCTGAAGGTGCCTGCAGGTACATTCGCCTCCACAGAGCCGATCCTGGACGAGATGTGGAGCCTGCAGCGTGCATTCACCCTGTCGCCTGCGACGGTCGGCGCGGGCGCAGGCCTGGGTGCGCTGTTGGCCGCCCTCGTCGCTCTCGTCGGCTACCGCGTGGGTCGTGACCGGGCGTTTGTGGGCTCGGTGGTCGACCAGAGCTTCGGCACCGACACCGAGAGCGAGCACCGCCTGGGCTTGGGGCGTCACGAGGGCATCACGGTCGAGTTTGTGCCGCCGGCTCAGATTCTTGCTGGAGCTGCCGGCACCATCATCGACGAGCGGGCCGACAACATCGATGTATCAGCCACGCTGATCGACCTGGCGGTCAAGGGCTACCTGAGCATCGAGGATCTCACCGATGGCGACTATCGCCTCAGGCAACTCAACCAGGACCATGCCGGTCTGGTCGAGTACGAAAAGACCCTGTTGACGTCGTTGTTCGTGGCGGGATCGGAAACCACACTGAGCGAACTGAAGTACAGCTTCAGTACTCGTCTCAAGCTTGTGCAGTCGCAGATGTACGACGACATGGTGGCGCGCGGCTGGTATCGCAGCCGCCCTGACCGCACCCGGGCCACCTGGCTGGGGGTGGGGTTCATGGCGCTGCTGGCCGCCGGGGCACTGTCGCTCGCACTGATTGCCTTCACCCGTTGGGCGCTGATTGGGGTCCCGCTGGTGCTGGCGGCGCTGGCGCTGATGGCGCTGTCGATCAACATGCCTGCGCGCACGGGCAAGGGCACGGCCATGTACCGGCGGGTGCTGGGCTTCCGCGAGATGTTTGTTGCGGGCGAGGGCGACCGTCAGAACTGGGCCGCCGAACAGAATCTATTCAGCCGTTACCTGCCCTATGCGATGGTGTTCGGGATGACGGAGCAGTGGGCGCGAACCTTTGCGCAGCTGAGTGCCGAGGGCGTTGTGCAGACCGAACAGATGGGCTGGTGGATGTCACCCCGGCCCTTCGATTGGATCATCTTCTCCCAAAGCGTGAACCACTTCGGCTCCTATGCCGCCGGTACGTTCTCAGCGGTGGTGCGCTCGAGCGCCGGGGGAGCGGGCGGCATGTCCGGCTTCGGTGGGGGCGGCTTCTCCGGCGGTGGCTTCGGCGGAGGCGGTGGCGGTAGCTGGTAG
- a CDS encoding aspartyl/asparaginyl beta-hydroxylase domain-containing protein: MALSRAQAFVTKWWLALRHNLPFAWVYGVNVIWWLTLDRRPFEDPAEFAGVAELEEAWPEIREEFDRLRAATHTPMFGAIDPGQARLATDRWRAVLLWFWGQPSRTNLAECPRTAEVLSHIDGLQTALHSSLAPKASLPWHMGPYAGVLRVHLGIDVPPGGQCGIQVGRQRRYWRNGGLLVFDDTYPHTAWNHSDEERVVLFIDIVRPMPHRWQRRLNAAVLKHLSRTERIRGAAQRGDDLMRIEPEN, translated from the coding sequence ATGGCACTTTCACGCGCCCAAGCCTTCGTCACCAAGTGGTGGCTCGCATTACGTCACAATCTCCCGTTTGCCTGGGTGTACGGCGTCAACGTCATCTGGTGGCTCACCCTCGACCGGCGGCCCTTTGAAGACCCGGCGGAGTTCGCTGGGGTCGCCGAACTCGAAGAGGCCTGGCCCGAGATCCGCGAGGAGTTCGACCGCCTCCGGGCAGCGACACACACCCCGATGTTCGGCGCCATCGACCCGGGGCAGGCCAGGCTGGCCACCGACCGGTGGAGGGCGGTACTCCTTTGGTTCTGGGGTCAACCATCGCGCACAAACCTGGCCGAGTGTCCAAGAACAGCCGAGGTCCTCAGCCACATCGACGGTCTGCAAACAGCCCTTCATTCATCACTCGCACCCAAAGCGTCCCTACCGTGGCACATGGGCCCCTACGCAGGCGTGTTGCGGGTGCACCTCGGCATCGACGTACCCCCGGGCGGCCAGTGCGGCATCCAGGTTGGTCGGCAACGACGCTACTGGCGCAACGGCGGTCTTCTGGTGTTCGACGACACCTACCCCCACACCGCCTGGAATCACAGCGACGAGGAGCGGGTGGTGCTGTTCATCGACATCGTGCGGCCCATGCCACACCGCTGGCAGCGGCGGTTGAATGCGGCCGTTCTCAAACACCTCAGCCGCACGGAACGGATACGCGGCGCCGCCCAGCGGGGCGACGACCTGATGAGAATCGAACCCGAAAACTAG
- a CDS encoding cell division protein FtsX, whose product MAMRLDYVVRETSNNLLRNLLLTVASIITFGVSLGILGGALLFVAGVDHAFERWKDGVEFIVYMQPGADQEKIDQVKGKLAASPQVSDIKFVDTGATFKEFQQLFRDDPDIVASVKPQDLPQSFRVTPTNPQSNVVSELGQSFQNEPGVYKVEFALDAVKQMERFLKNLSTFFIVLAVVLLMATALLIVFMIQTAVFARRREIEVQRLVGATNWFIRIPFILEGVVHAIIGWAAATAGLWGLTWVWRTNFVNKDVQSFFGAIWWTDFNVLVVMGLLIVVALVVGAIGSTLSVSWYLKT is encoded by the coding sequence ATGGCAATGCGACTCGACTACGTCGTACGAGAGACATCCAACAACCTGTTGCGCAACCTGCTGTTGACCGTTGCCAGCATCATCACCTTCGGTGTGTCGCTGGGCATTCTTGGTGGCGCCCTGTTGTTTGTGGCCGGTGTTGACCACGCGTTTGAACGGTGGAAGGACGGTGTGGAGTTCATCGTCTACATGCAGCCCGGCGCCGACCAGGAAAAGATCGATCAGGTCAAAGGCAAGCTGGCAGCGTCGCCGCAGGTCTCCGACATCAAGTTCGTAGACACTGGGGCGACGTTCAAGGAGTTTCAGCAACTGTTCCGAGACGACCCCGATATCGTGGCCTCGGTCAAGCCGCAGGACCTGCCGCAATCGTTCCGCGTGACGCCCACCAATCCCCAGTCCAACGTGGTGTCGGAGTTGGGGCAGAGCTTCCAGAACGAGCCGGGCGTGTACAAAGTGGAGTTCGCGCTCGACGCGGTGAAACAGATGGAGCGGTTCCTCAAGAACCTCTCGACCTTCTTCATCGTGTTGGCGGTCGTGTTGCTCATGGCCACCGCACTGCTCATCGTGTTCATGATCCAAACGGCGGTATTTGCGCGCCGACGAGAGATAGAAGTGCAGCGCCTGGTGGGGGCCACCAACTGGTTCATCCGAATACCCTTTATTTTGGAGGGGGTGGTGCACGCCATCATCGGCTGGGCAGCCGCCACCGCGGGCCTGTGGGGGCTCACCTGGGTATGGCGAACCAACTTCGTGAACAAGGACGTGCAATCGTTCTTCGGCGCCATCTGGTGGACCGATTTCAATGTGCTCGTGGTGATGGGGCTGCTGATCGTGGTGGCGCTGGTGGTTGGCGCCATCGGCTCGACCCTGTCGGTGTCCTGGTACCTGAAGACCTAG
- the ftsE gene encoding cell division ATP-binding protein FtsE, translating into MIKFESVTKAYRSDSVALRDANVDIAKGEFVFLVGPSGSGKSTFMRLVNKSEKPEEGRIFVAGKDIGELPGYKVPYLRRNIGAVFQDFKLLPNKTVSENVAFALEAIGRPRHVVRTQVPAILDLVGLSKKSENYPHELSGGEQQRVSIARAFVNRPLILLADEPTGNLDPATSVGIMKLLDRINRTGTTVVMATHDRGIVDTMRRRVIELDRGRIVRDQARGVYE; encoded by the coding sequence GTGATCAAGTTTGAAAGCGTCACCAAGGCCTACAGGTCTGATTCGGTGGCGTTGCGCGATGCCAACGTGGACATCGCCAAGGGAGAGTTCGTCTTCCTCGTGGGCCCGTCCGGGTCTGGTAAGTCCACGTTCATGCGTTTGGTGAACAAGTCCGAGAAGCCCGAAGAGGGTCGAATCTTTGTGGCGGGAAAGGACATCGGAGAGCTTCCCGGCTACAAGGTGCCGTATCTGCGACGCAATATCGGGGCGGTGTTCCAGGACTTCAAGCTGCTGCCGAACAAGACGGTCTCCGAGAACGTGGCCTTTGCGCTGGAGGCGATCGGGCGGCCGCGTCACGTGGTGCGCACCCAGGTGCCGGCCATCCTCGACCTGGTGGGACTCTCCAAAAAATCCGAGAACTATCCCCACGAGCTCTCGGGCGGCGAACAACAGCGGGTCTCGATCGCTCGGGCGTTCGTCAACCGTCCGCTCATCCTGTTGGCCGACGAACCCACCGGCAACCTCGACCCCGCGACCTCGGTGGGCATCATGAAGCTGCTGGATCGAATCAACCGCACCGGCACCACCGTGGTGATGGCCACACACGACCGAGGCATCGTCGACACCATGCGACGTCGGGTGATCGAGCTGGACCGTGGCCGCATCGTGCGGGACCAGGCCCGCGGCGTGTACGAGTGA
- the prfB gene encoding peptide chain release factor 2 produces MQDLTDALRRLAAERDEAAEYLRVEELRRRMPQLEVELARPDLWDDAETAQSIQREFAEASDDLKLFDRLDSTLDDLITLHELAREEGDESLEGELQAGVDTLSDDFAKLELRALFTGEYDSGDAIIELNSGAGGVDAQDWTEMLLRMYQRWAERHGFSLELQEVSEGTEAGLSSATFLLKGRNAYGWFRSEHGVHRLVRISPFDNNARRQTSFASVRVTPFIDDVGKDVEIEDKDLRIDVYRSSGAGGQHVNTTDSAVRITHLPSGTVVAVQNERSQFQNKDKAMQILKAKLLELERRKRMDQINDLSGGGAAVDFGSQDRNYVLQPYQQVKDLRSGLELSQPEAVLDGELDPLMEAWLRWNRTVGG; encoded by the coding sequence GTGCAGGATCTCACCGACGCGCTTCGGAGACTGGCCGCTGAGCGAGATGAGGCGGCCGAGTATCTGCGCGTCGAAGAACTACGTCGACGCATGCCGCAGTTGGAGGTGGAGCTCGCACGGCCCGACCTGTGGGATGACGCCGAGACGGCCCAGAGCATCCAACGGGAGTTCGCCGAGGCAAGCGACGACCTGAAGCTGTTCGACCGCTTGGACAGCACACTCGACGACCTGATCACGCTGCATGAACTGGCGCGGGAGGAAGGCGACGAGTCGCTGGAAGGCGAGCTTCAGGCGGGCGTCGACACGCTGAGCGACGACTTTGCCAAGCTGGAGCTTCGCGCGCTGTTCACCGGTGAATACGACTCGGGTGACGCCATCATCGAGTTAAATTCGGGTGCCGGGGGCGTTGATGCGCAGGACTGGACCGAGATGCTGCTGCGTATGTATCAGCGCTGGGCTGAGCGCCACGGATTCTCGCTCGAGTTGCAAGAGGTGTCGGAGGGCACCGAGGCCGGGCTGTCCTCGGCCACCTTCCTCCTGAAAGGCCGAAACGCATACGGCTGGTTCCGATCCGAGCACGGTGTGCACCGCCTGGTGCGCATCTCGCCCTTCGACAACAACGCCCGACGCCAGACCAGCTTCGCCTCGGTGCGGGTCACCCCGTTCATCGATGATGTGGGTAAGGACGTGGAGATCGAGGACAAGGATCTGCGAATCGATGTGTACCGATCATCGGGGGCGGGCGGCCAGCACGTGAACACCACCGACTCGGCGGTACGCATCACACACCTTCCGAGCGGCACGGTGGTAGCGGTGCAGAACGAGCGATCGCAGTTCCAGAACAAGGACAAGGCAATGCAGATCCTCAAGGCCAAGTTGCTGGAGCTGGAGCGTCGCAAGCGGATGGATCAGATCAACGACCTCTCCGGTGGGGGCGCCGCCGTGGACTTTGGCAGCCAGGACCGCAACTACGTGCTGCAGCCCTATCAGCAGGTGAAGGATCTTCGCTCCGGCCTGGAGCTCAGCCAGCCCGAAGCGGTCTTGGATGGTGAGCTGGACCCCCTGATGGAGGCGTGGCTGCGCTGGAATCGCACCGTTGGCGGGTAG